In Phaseolus vulgaris cultivar G19833 chromosome 3, P. vulgaris v2.0, whole genome shotgun sequence, the sequence ATaagaatattttgttattttctaataaaaatgttttaaacatttttcttaatttttttatctttttcctatctatcattttcatttttttacaaaataaattttaatacacTTTTCTAAGACTGGCGAAAATATTTACACTTCTTCATATGTGTATTTACAAATTTTtcatagttttattatttttataaacaattaagtAAACGAAAGTTGGAAAAtcaatacaaaataatttaaaaaacacGAAAATCAAGAATGTTTTCTCCCTCAAAACTTTCTTCGCAGATTGTCTCTCAAAACTTTCTTCGCAGATTGTCTTGTATTTCTTTGCAGATTGCGAAAAAAGTtgtatgtgtgtatatatatatttaattaattaatattaatttactgTTTTAtccatatattttaaattaaaattatttttatttttatttataacagaattataatttaaatataaaaaatataattaaaattataaaataaaataacataattaatcatattatatatataataaattataaacataaataataataataataaatatactttttaataattaaaaaataaatttatataataattatattaatttaaaaaattaaaattaaaattaataatgttatttataataaaaataagtttttatcaaatatttataataataaatatttaaataatatttttaataaaaaataattataatttataaataaataaataaaattaattttttaacaattttaaaatgtaagagCAAATAtgtaaagttacatttttattaattaaaaaaaatacaatttcaataacactcatcacatcactcacaaactttcataaacttttctcacactttccactctatttaccttaatccaaacaccctaACTTTTTTTACACTTTCTCTTCAAATCATCTGAAATCCACTCTCTCATTTCCATtatctaatccaaacaaagcataaaTGATATATGTTTTGTATATGTATATACAATTATGTaacttttacaattttataattttattattttcacaattatttttatgaataattaattaaaaataatataatttttttaaaataacattaaaaatatataatccctattttcaaaagataaattatttaaatatttaaaaataaaaaatatttaactatttatattattaaataaatatattaaaggataatatttttcaattaaaatatagaaaattattaaataaataaaatttatttattaaaagataaaattctCTAATAAAAATGTTGAGTAAAAAGAAGGTTTTATAAGGATTTTATAAGTTATATCATAACTTGaatatgattttatatttaaaaaaatttcactaCAAATTAGCATCATAATATAACttgtatatttaaattttgttattattataaattttatgatgTAAAACAAaccaacaaataaataatagaatggagaagaaagaaaatagtATGATTAAATAAGTTGTAAATCatatctttaaaatttaaatcaaaatgatgACACTAGAAATCCATGTAGTGTGTaagtatgtatatatatagatagatatagTTTTTCCATCTTAGAGGATTTGGTGTGTTGTAATAGTTTTACCTGATTACACCAAACCGGAACCCTAACAAGAATCAATGGCgtcttcttcatctttggcaAAGCGATGCCATTACGAAGTGCTCGATCTCTCCCAAGACTGCGCCCCAGAAGAGATCCGCTCCGCCTACCGCCGTCTCGCTCTTCAGCGCCACCCGGACAAGCTCGTAAAATCGGGTCTCTCCCAAGAAGAAGCCACCGCGCAGTTTCAAGAACTCCAACACGCATACGAAGTTCTATCCGACCCCAAGGAACGCGCTTGGTACGATTCTCACCGTTCCCAAATCCTCTTTTCCGACCCCAATTCCCTCTCCAAATCACTCGTCCCCGACCTCTTCTCCTTTTTCTCAAACACCGTCTATTCCGGCTACTCCGACACCGGAAAGGGCTTCTATAAAGTTTATTCTGATGTTTTCGATAAAATCCTTGCTAACGAGATCAATTTCGCTCGGAAAATGGGGCTCGGAGTTGATGCGGTTCGACAGGCTCCTGTAATGGGGAACCTGGATAGCCCCTACGCGCAGGTCACTGCGTTTTATGGATATTGGTTAGGGTTTTGTACTGTGATGGATTTTTGTTGGGTGGATGAGTATGATGTTATGGCAGGGCCGAACCGGAAGTCGAGGCGGCTTATGGAGGAGGAGAATAATAAGGTGAGGAGGAAGGCGAGAAGAGAGTATAATGATACTGTGAGGAGGTTGGGGGATTTTGTGAAGAAGAGGGATAAGAGGGTAATTGACATGAAGGTGAAGAGGAGTGCGGAGATGGAGAGGAAGAAGGAGGAGGAGAGGGAGAGGAAGAAAAGGTTGGAGCAGGAGAGGAAGGAGAGGGCCATGGCGTATGAGGAACCTGATTGGGCTAAGGTGGAGGTGGAGGAGGTAGTGGAGGAATGGGTTGAAGAGGGGGATGAGGAGAAGAAGAATGATAAGGAGTTTTATTGTGTGCTCTGTGGGAAGAAGTTTAAGAGTGAGAAGCAGTGGAAGAACCATGAGCAGTCCAAGAAGCATAAGGAGAGGGTTGCGGAGTTCAGGGATTCCATTGGTGATGAGGAGGATttagaagaaggaaaggagggATTGGGAAGTGAGGAAGATGGGGTTGGGGTGAATGGTGATGGTGGTAATGGGGTTGGAGTGAATGGTGTTGGTGATTTGGAGACGAGGATTCGGGATGGTCTTAATGTTGAAGAGGGGGTAATTAGAAACGGGGTTGAGCTGGATGATGAAGATGGCGGCGGCGgtgatggtgatgatgatgatgatgacgaCGAGTTTTCTGAAGCTTCGCATGTGAAAGAGGGGGAAGATGCCAATGGGTCGGTCAATCTTGACGATAATGGCAATCAAGATGATGATAACGATGAAAATGGTGTTCTTGAAGCAATGGTGGCTGGCCACAAGAACAGAAAGCCACGAGCTTCAACGCACAAATCCAAAGCTTCAATAGTTCCATCTCAAATTGAAACTGAGAATGATGAAGTTGGCCCTATGGAATATAACAACCGGAAGAGCACAAAAAAGAAACGTGGAGCTAAGAAAGAGAGGGGTAGGAAAAATTGGGAAGAATCTCAGGAGCCTGCTGCCAGTTGCAATGATGAGAATATAAACGGTAATGGAAATGACAATTCTCATGCAGAGGAGTCTTGTTCCCAACATTTTGTGGAAAATGAGGATAATAGTATGGGTAACGAGCAGCAGGTTAGTAGAGGTAATAAGATTTCAAACCAATCCGCTGATAAAAAGGGTGCTGGCAAGGACACAAAAATCAAAGCCAAAATTTCATCCAaaggaagaaaagcaaaggtAAGAACTTCTGAGTATACCTTCTCTGTTCTCCATGACTCATAAGACATGTTGCTGCAACTGCTGTCACTCTATCTTTTATTTTAGTAGTTTCCTGAACTTGAAACCTGCATTTGTACTCCGATAGTTTTTGCGTTTTAAGGGAAGCATTTTATAGATAGGTAAAATTGGGACCAAGGTTGTAAAAAACGGTTCATGATAATAATTTTTGGTGCAATGTCAAGATTTTTAGGGTGTCCACAACCACAATTATAGCCGCATTTGTCCAAAGTTCCTTGCAAGATTAAGAAACTCGACAACAATAACTGCACCTGCAATTTGAAACCTTGAATCAGACAAAAACATAACATATGAGTTCTGCTTTATGTTTAGGGTATTTTAAAAGTTGAATAAACCTGAATTTAAATTGTGGTTATGTGGTATATAAATATAGTAGTTGTCACAGTTACCCTAATATATTAGAATGTTGGGAAATGGAGTAGCGGGGGCCAAATTCCCTCGTTCAACTTTGGCTTCTCCCAAAGTCGAGTAGATTTGAGAGTGACTTTTACATTGATTAGACTAAATCATCTTaaatttaatagttttatttGACTATTATGAGCTCTAACTGTATAATAAGGAATTTGTTTATCTCTGCTTCCCTTCATTCACCTCCACCACTACATAGGTGCTCCGGTCCCTTTTCTTTGAACCAAACAGTGTTTTAAAAGGACCAGACACGCTTAACCATTCTGTTCCTAACGATTAGCGAGCAATACCTGGAAGTAATTTGTTGGCACAATCCTTGGTTGTTCAGTTTTCCAATTTCTTTCATGTTTATTCTCTGTTATAGTTTTTCTGTAGCCATGATAGGATCTGTAATGTTTTCTGGCCTTGCCTTACAATCAAGCTGCTTTTTGTGCTCCATAAACTGATTGTGATTTTGTTTTTTGAATAAGGTGACATCAAAAAACATTGGTAATACTTGTGATGCGTGTGGAGAGGAGTTTGAATCAAGGTAATTTTATGCCTCTCTTATTT encodes:
- the LOC137807715 gene encoding DNAJ protein JJJ1 homolog — encoded protein: MASSSSLAKRCHYEVLDLSQDCAPEEIRSAYRRLALQRHPDKLVKSGLSQEEATAQFQELQHAYEVLSDPKERAWYDSHRSQILFSDPNSLSKSLVPDLFSFFSNTVYSGYSDTGKGFYKVYSDVFDKILANEINFARKMGLGVDAVRQAPVMGNLDSPYAQVTAFYGYWLGFCTVMDFCWVDEYDVMAGPNRKSRRLMEEENNKVRRKARREYNDTVRRLGDFVKKRDKRVIDMKVKRSAEMERKKEEERERKKRLEQERKERAMAYEEPDWAKVEVEEVVEEWVEEGDEEKKNDKEFYCVLCGKKFKSEKQWKNHEQSKKHKERVAEFRDSIGDEEDLEEGKEGLGSEEDGVGVNGDGGNGVGVNGVGDLETRIRDGLNVEEGVIRNGVELDDEDGGGGDGDDDDDDDEFSEASHVKEGEDANGSVNLDDNGNQDDDNDENGVLEAMVAGHKNRKPRASTHKSKASIVPSQIETENDEVGPMEYNNRKSTKKKRGAKKERGRKNWEESQEPAASCNDENINGNGNDNSHAEESCSQHFVENEDNSMGNEQQVSRGNKISNQSADKKGAGKDTKIKAKISSKGRKAKVTSKNIGNTCDACGEEFESRNKLHRHLGDSGHATILRGR